In Xyrauchen texanus isolate HMW12.3.18 chromosome 13, RBS_HiC_50CHRs, whole genome shotgun sequence, a single genomic region encodes these proteins:
- the sec16b gene encoding protein transport protein Sec16B, which produces MEPRGQGWHMPGHQYQSGDRDDHYRSSHQTPYYYPPSDPREREWPHMDPRYGSYMASPPIPENTPGYSSRPFSSQGFASDQPLHDRPHSRQEYDYSAPSYWPYRLDYGYYNYHGYNRAQYSSPDGGGWSPADGWRGEGYQVRGLHQESARVAYPDQQGYNHRTDGQYGHGVLERQRRESMQNGDGTGEVYDYGALANSKTSGLSSSSYELSQYINGADQSEPEPVSHIDFDAAVIAPLKFCIPHVAVSFGPAGQLVWVNPAFASQGDPAQVEIHSLEVIMCDTEDQQDMRDFPGPLTREDMHKVDAINFALQMSEECLKDQKLEDATSAALLWHLLILLCRQNGRIVGSDVAELLTRDSSSLGVCGVSGEPADEASLIDLSETHTPETETINIVDLLTGYPPTDKESEEQNLEKYTKLLLSGRKKEALESAMQSFLWGHALFLASKMDSRSYNTVLSRFTGSLAPADPLQTLFQLLSGRIPAVSMCWSSEKWGDWRTHLAVMLSNETGDSIIHRRSIITMGDTLASRGLLYASHICYLTAHSPFGWYKNRSERLVLLGSKHINLPFSKFCQNSAIRCTELFEYCQRLGNAEYIIPAFQVYKFLYACRLLDCGLVSQAYHYCEVVAKVLLRIEEPHMVLLEELIKLVERLKLSEAQLRDTGVNQPFLDPDWLVQLRCRHQAMQMENYDCSRTYQSPVVESTCAYQDSNVYSDSQTEAINHEDTEDDFSYPSQPMIPHNDALHQKSYTPVSHSHSSEEQAPKTVAPVPLYPTQQPVTLPPVFPMQTFEPLRVSMDQSNTNPDSSPNYDIASSSLPQRSYRNTGLEYSVDGVMQGAPENNTVHWNVEQSGTIPSEDDKREANTQSAKSSKSAWFSGWFKSKPKEIPKEQMPDSSPTSGGP; this is translated from the exons ATGGAGCCCAGAGGGCAAGGCTGGCATATGCCAGGTCATCAGTACCAGTCTGGTGACAGAGATGACCACTACAGATCCTCCCACCAAACACCATATTACTACCCACCATCAGACCCAAGAGAAAGAGAGTGGCCCCATATGGATCCCCGTTATGGAAGCTACATGGCCAGTCCTCCTATCCCAGAAAACACTCCTGGATATAGCAGTCGTCCTTTCTCTAGCCAAGGGTTTGCATCAGACCAGCCGTTACATGACAGACCACATTCCAG GCAGGAATATGACTACTCTGCCCCCAGTTACTGGCCCTACAGACTAGACTATGGGTATTACAATTATCATGGTTATAACAGAGCACAATACAGCTCCCCAG ATGGTGGTGGGTGGAGCCCTGCAGATGGCTGGAGAGGAGAGGGGTATCAGGTCAGAGGACTGCACCAGGAGTCTGCAAGAGTTGCATACCCTGATCAGCAGGG CTACAACCATAGAACAGACGGTCAGTATGGTCATGGGGTATTGGAGAGACAGCGCAGAGAAAGTATGCAAAATGGAGATGGAACTGGAGAG GTGTATGATTATGGAGCTCTTGCCAACTCTAAAACCTCAGGTCTGTCCTCCAGCAGCTATGAGCTCAGCCAGTACATCAATGGAGCTGATCAGAGTGAACCTGAGCCTGTATCTCACATAG ATTTCGATGCTGCGGTCATAGCCCCACTAAAGTTCTGCATCCCCCATGTGGCAGTGAGCTTTGGGCCTGCAGGTCAGCTGGTATGGGTCAATCCTGCCTTTGCCTCGCAGGGTGACCCTGCTCAAGTGGAAATCCACAGCCTAGAG GTTATTATGTGTGATACAGAGGATCAGCAGGATATGAGAGACTTTCCTGGGCCACTGACCAG GGAGGATATGCACAAGGTGGATGCCATTAACTTTGCCCTTCAAATGTCAGAGGAATGTCTGAAGGACCAGAAGTTAGAGGATGCCACTTCTGCTGCCCTCTTGTGGCATCTATTAATACTGCTGTGCAGACAGAATGGA AGAATTGTGGGCTCAGACGTAGCAGAACTACTGACGAGGGACTCCAGTTCTTTGGGTGTTTGTGGGGTCTCTGGTGAACCTGCAGATGAAGCAAGCCTCATTGATCTGAGTGAAACTCACACACCAGAAACAGAGACCATCAACATTGTTGACCTTCTGACTGGATACCCTCCAACTGACAAAGAATCCGAAGAGCAAAACCTTGAGAAATATACCAAACTATTGCTGTCTGGCAGGAAAAAG GAGGCACTGGAGTCAGCCATGCAGAGTTTTCTTTGGGGACATGCCTTATTTCTGGCCAGCAAAATGGACAGCAGATCCTACAACACAGTGCTAAGCAG ATTTACTGGCAGCCTGGCCCCAGCTGACCCTTTGCAAACCCTTTTCCAGCTGCTCTCAGGAAGAATCCCAGCTGTTTCCATG TGCTGGAGTAGTGAGAAGTGGGGAGACTGGAGAACACACTTGGCTGTAATGCTGTCCAATGAGACAGGAGACTCCATCATACATCGCAGGTCCATCATCACCATGGGTGATACCCTAG CCTCAAGGGGTCTGCTCTATGCCTCCCATATCTGCTACCTCACAGCCCATTCCCCCTTTGGCTGGTACAAAAACAGATCTGAACGCCTGGTGCTGCTGGGCAGCAAGCACAT CAATCTTCCGTTTTCCAAGTTCTGTCAGAACTCTGCCATTCGCTGCACTGAACTGTTTGAGTACTGCCAGAGGCTTGGAAATGCTGAATATATCATCCCTGCTTTTCAG GTGTATAAATTCCTGTATGCATGTCGGCTGCTGGACTGTGGTCTTGTGTCTCAGGCTTATCACTACTGTGAGGTGGTGGCAAAAGTGCTGCTCAGGATTGAGGAACCCCACATGGTGTTGCTGGAGGAGCTTATCAAA TTAGTGGAGAGACTGAAATTGTCTGAGGCACAGCTCAGAGATACGGGTGTCAATCAGCCTTTCCTCGACCCTGATTGGCTGGTGCAGCTTCGCTGCAGACACCAGGCCATGCAG ATGGAGAACTATGACTGTAGTAGGACATACCAGTCACCAGTTGTGGAGAGTACTTGTGCTTATCAGGACAGCAACGTGTATTCAG ATTCCCAGACAGAGGCCATTAATCATGAAGATACTGAAGATGATTTCTCATACCCATCTCAGCCTATGATACCACACAATGATGCCCTGCATCAGAAGTCCTACACCCCAGTGAGCCATTCGCACTCTTCTGAAGAACAGGCTCCTAAGACCGTGGCTCCAGTGCCACTGTACCCTACACAGCAGCCAGTGACACTGCCCCCAGTCTTCCCTATGCAGACGTTTGAGCCTCTACGAGTTTCAATGGACCAAAGTAACACTAATCCAGATAGCAGCCCTAATTATGACATTGCTTCATCCAGTTTGCCTCAAAGAAGCTACCGTAATACAG GTTTGGAGTATTCTGTTGATGGAGTGATG CAGGGTGCTCCTGAAAACAATACCGTACATTGGAATGTTGAGCAGTCTGGAACAATTCCAAGTGAGGACGACAAGAGAGAGGCCAACACCCAATCCGCAAAG AGCTCAAAGTCTGCATGGTTCAGTGGCTGGTTTAAATCTAAGCCTAAAGAAATCCCAAAAGAACAAATGCCTGACTCCAGTCCCACTTCTGGG gGTCCCTAA
- the LOC127654464 gene encoding growth arrest and DNA damage-inducible protein GADD45 alpha-like — translation MCNMTFEESSGDNATERMDSVEKALEEVLTAALPQGCITVGVYEAAKSLNVDPDNVVLCLLATDEEDVKDVALQIHFTLIQAFCCENDINILRVNNMRRLAEILEGVKPGGESMDLHCVLVTNPQSSVWEDLALRKLNRFCRDSRFLDQWVPVINLPER, via the exons ATGTGCAATATGACTTTTGAAGAATCTAGTGGAGACAACGCCACGGAAAG AATGGACTCGGTGGAAAAAGCACTGGAAGAGGTACTGACTGCTGCATTACCACAGGGTTGCATCACAGTCGGAGTTTATGAGGCAGCCAAGTCACTTAATGT GGACCCAGACAACGTGGTCTTGTGTCTGTTAGCCACAGATGAAGAAGATGTGAAAGATGTCGCTCTTCAGATTCATTTTACCTTGATCCAGGCGTTCTGTTGCGAGAATGACATCAACATCTTGCGAGTGAACAATATGAGACGTCTGGCAGAGATCCTCGAGGGGGTGAAACCGGGAGGAGAATCAATGGACCTTCACTGTGTATTAGTCACC AATCCACAGTCGTCTGTGTGGGAAGATCTGGCGCTCCGCAAACTGAATCGATTCTGCAGAGACAGTCGGTTTCTGGACCAGTGGGTGCCGGTTATCAATCTACCCGAGCGATGA